In one Hymenobacter sp. DG25B genomic region, the following are encoded:
- a CDS encoding beta-ketoacyl synthase N-terminal-like domain-containing protein, whose amino-acid sequence MTDFRIVIRGRGRISALGTEALAAFPGPAFRLDSATGLPVAALPEAAEAALQELRRSRPAYRALDRSVLLALHAARQAVQQAGWSEENRLSTAVSLGSSRGATERLEAFHSEFLRTGLPPTPTSPLTTLGNVASWVADSLGATGGAISHSSTCSTALQALGNAMAWLRAGLVPRFVAGGTEAPLTPFTLAQMQALGIYSGLSADAFPCRPGAGGPSTFVLGEGAAVFALEAVPAAAVQSGSLLLESVGFGFEATGTKTGLTPNGQHFQHAMRQALALAGRTTTEVDFVVLHSPGTTAGDAAERCALQEVFGENLPACTSNKWLVGHTLGASGALSLDFALQMLEGRFAPNPLPFSSWLNERPAPARLRRVLVNAAGFGGNAACALVSVAE is encoded by the coding sequence ATGACTGATTTCCGCATTGTTATTCGGGGGCGAGGCCGTATTTCGGCGCTGGGTACGGAGGCATTAGCAGCGTTTCCGGGCCCGGCTTTTCGGCTGGACTCCGCTACAGGCCTGCCCGTGGCGGCCCTGCCGGAGGCCGCCGAAGCGGCCCTGCAGGAACTGCGCCGCAGCCGCCCCGCCTACCGTGCCCTGGACCGCAGCGTGCTGCTGGCCCTACACGCCGCCCGGCAAGCCGTGCAGCAGGCTGGTTGGTCAGAGGAAAACCGACTTTCCACTGCCGTCAGCCTGGGTTCTTCCCGCGGAGCTACGGAGCGGCTGGAGGCCTTCCACTCCGAGTTTTTGCGCACCGGCCTGCCCCCTACCCCCACTTCCCCGCTCACCACGCTGGGCAACGTGGCCAGCTGGGTAGCCGACAGCCTGGGTGCTACCGGGGGCGCCATCAGCCACAGCAGCACGTGCAGCACGGCCCTGCAGGCTTTGGGCAATGCTATGGCATGGCTGCGGGCCGGTCTGGTTCCCCGCTTTGTAGCAGGCGGCACCGAGGCCCCACTTACCCCCTTCACACTGGCTCAAATGCAGGCTTTGGGTATTTACTCCGGCCTGTCGGCGGATGCGTTTCCATGCCGGCCGGGCGCGGGCGGCCCCTCTACTTTTGTGCTGGGGGAAGGCGCTGCCGTGTTTGCGCTGGAAGCCGTGCCCGCCGCGGCCGTGCAGTCGGGCAGCCTGCTGCTGGAAAGCGTGGGGTTTGGCTTTGAAGCCACCGGCACCAAAACTGGCCTCACGCCCAACGGGCAGCATTTTCAGCACGCTATGCGGCAAGCGCTGGCGCTGGCGGGGCGCACTACCACCGAGGTAGATTTTGTGGTATTGCACAGTCCGGGCACTACCGCCGGTGATGCGGCCGAGCGCTGCGCCCTGCAGGAAGTATTTGGTGAAAATCTGCCGGCCTGCACCTCCAACAAATGGTTGGTAGGCCACACGCTGGGCGCTTCCGGCGCCCTCAGTCTGGATTTTGCTCTGCAGATGCTGGAGGGCCGATTTGCGCCGAACCCGCTGCCATTTTCCAGTTGGCTGAATGAGCGCCCGGCCCCGGCCCGCCTGCGGCGCGTGCTGGTAAATGCTGCCGGGTTTGGGGGCAACGCGGCCTGCGCCCTGGTTTCGGTAGCCGAATAG
- the bioA gene encoding adenosylmethionine--8-amino-7-oxononanoate transaminase, with protein MPTLAERDHAVLWHPYTQMQTAPLPIPIVRGEGSWLIAEDGTRYLDGISSWWVNLHGHAHPHIARRVSEQLSTLEHVLFAGFTHPTAVELAEQLLEILPQNQARVFYSDNGSTAVEVALKMVLQYFHNQGQPERRTFLCFRDSYHGDTFGAMAVSSRGAFTQPFWPLLFDVEFIDVPVPGREAEVLAQLDAALARPEAAGFIFEPLVLGTAGMVMYAPEILSEMLRRCHQRGVLCIADEVMTGFGRTGPLFASELLTEQPDMMCFSKGLTGGTLAMGLTTCAAPIYTAFLSDDKMKALFHGHSYTANPVACAAALASLELTRTEGCTAQRQRIAAAHAAFRQEMDGLPGIRQVRQQGTILAVEYDPGEGTSYFSRLRDTFYQLAIDSHVVLRPLGNVVYLLPPYCTTHEELELLYAVLRRMRELVLNHIPAANLPEYLHD; from the coding sequence ATGCCAACACTCGCCGAGCGGGACCACGCCGTATTGTGGCACCCCTACACCCAAATGCAAACCGCGCCACTTCCCATTCCCATTGTGCGCGGCGAAGGCTCCTGGCTGATTGCCGAGGACGGCACCCGTTACCTGGATGGTATTTCCTCCTGGTGGGTGAACCTGCACGGGCACGCGCATCCGCACATAGCCCGGCGCGTGAGCGAGCAGCTCAGCACACTGGAGCACGTACTTTTTGCGGGCTTCACACACCCCACCGCCGTAGAGCTGGCCGAGCAGCTGCTAGAAATCCTGCCTCAAAACCAGGCCCGGGTTTTCTACTCCGATAACGGCTCTACGGCCGTGGAAGTAGCCCTAAAAATGGTGCTGCAATACTTCCACAACCAAGGCCAGCCAGAGCGCCGCACTTTCCTCTGTTTCCGCGACTCCTACCACGGCGACACCTTCGGGGCTATGGCCGTGAGCAGCCGCGGGGCCTTCACGCAGCCCTTTTGGCCGCTGCTGTTTGACGTAGAGTTTATTGATGTGCCTGTACCCGGCCGCGAGGCGGAAGTTCTGGCTCAATTAGATGCTGCCCTCGCCCGCCCGGAGGCAGCCGGCTTCATCTTTGAGCCCCTGGTGCTGGGTACTGCCGGCATGGTGATGTACGCGCCGGAAATACTGAGCGAGATGCTGCGGCGCTGCCACCAGCGCGGGGTGCTGTGCATTGCCGATGAGGTGATGACGGGCTTTGGCCGGACCGGTCCGCTGTTCGCCAGTGAGCTGCTCACGGAACAGCCCGACATGATGTGTTTTTCCAAAGGCCTGACGGGTGGCACCCTGGCCATGGGCCTCACTACCTGCGCCGCGCCCATCTACACCGCTTTCCTGAGCGACGATAAGATGAAGGCCCTTTTTCACGGCCACTCCTACACCGCCAACCCTGTAGCCTGCGCCGCTGCCCTGGCCAGCCTGGAGCTGACGCGCACCGAAGGATGCACTGCCCAGCGCCAGCGCATAGCCGCCGCGCACGCCGCTTTCCGCCAGGAAATGGATGGGCTGCCCGGCATCCGGCAGGTGCGCCAGCAAGGCACCATTCTGGCCGTAGAGTACGACCCCGGCGAAGGCACCAGCTACTTCAGCCGCCTCCGCGACACGTTCTATCAACTGGCTATCGACAGCCACGTGGTACTGCGGCCGCTGGGCAATGTGGTGTATCTGCTGCCGCCGTATTGCACCACCCATGAGGAGCTGGAACTGCTGTACGCGGTGCTGCGCCGCATGCGGGAGCTGGTATTAAACCATATTCCAGCCGCTAATTTGCCCGAGTATCTGCATGACTGA